CAGAGAGCTATAAATAATGAATATTGACACAACCCTGCTGAATATTCTTCCTGTGCTTAAGTCTGTTTACGAGAAAAAGATGCCTTTCAACAAGCATATAGGCTTGAAAATTGATACACTGACTCCAGACGAAACAATAATGCGAATAGACATGGACAGCCATCTGATAGGGAATTATTCAAAAAATGTTCTCCATGGAGGTGTTTTGTCATCCATAATAGATGTCACAGGAGGTCTGATGGCATCTGTGGAGCTTCTAAAAAGGATTGCAGGCTCAACTCCTGAAGAGATAGCAAAGAGACTCGGAGGTATGGCCACAATTGATATGAGGGTTGATTTTCTGAGGCCTGGGAAGGGATCTTTTTTTCTTGCGAAGGGTAAGGTAATTAGATGCGGAGCAAGAATTGCCCTGATTCAGATTGATGTTTTTGCAGATAATGAAACCCATGTGGCAACGGGTCTGGCAAATTACAAACTATAAAGCGG
Above is a genomic segment from Desulforegula conservatrix Mb1Pa containing:
- a CDS encoding thioesterase family protein, translated to MNIDTTLLNILPVLKSVYEKKMPFNKHIGLKIDTLTPDETIMRIDMDSHLIGNYSKNVLHGGVLSSIIDVTGGLMASVELLKRIAGSTPEEIAKRLGGMATIDMRVDFLRPGKGSFFLAKGKVIRCGARIALIQIDVFADNETHVATGLANYKL